A portion of the uncultured Draconibacterium sp. genome contains these proteins:
- the ettA gene encoding energy-dependent translational throttle protein EttA has protein sequence MSDDKKIIFSMYKVSKTYPPNKTVIKDISLSFFLGAKIGIIGLNGSGKSTLLKIIAGQDEAYNGELVFAPGYSVGLLDQEPQLDESKTVIDVVKEGTQETVDVLNRYEEINNEFGLPEVYENPDKMDELMKEQAELQEKMDALDAWNLDSKLERAMDALQCPPNDQPISELSGGERRRVALCRLLLQEPDVLLLDEPTNHLDAESILWLEAHLDQYKGTVICITHDRYFLDNVAGWILELDRGQGIPWKGNYTSWLEQKSKRLEQEEKGSQKRKKTLERELEWVRMAPKARHAKSKARLSAYDKMLNEDAKQKEEKLEIFIPNGPRLGDKVVEMEGVKKGFGEKLLFEDLSFKLPPAGIIGVIGPNGAGKTTLFKLIMKQLEADAGSIDIGDTVKVSYVDQTHEAINPEKTVYEVISGGTETIMLGNKQANARAYVGRFNFNGADQEKKCGVLSGGERNRLHLALALKSEGNLLLLDEPTNDIDVNTLRALEEGLDSFAGCAVVISHDRWFLDRIATHILAFEGDGHVHFFEGSFSEYEENRKKRMGNETPKRFKYKKLMA, from the coding sequence ATGAGCGACGACAAGAAAATAATTTTTTCGATGTATAAGGTGAGTAAAACTTACCCACCCAACAAAACAGTTATTAAGGATATTTCGCTATCGTTTTTTCTGGGAGCCAAAATTGGAATCATCGGTTTAAACGGATCGGGTAAATCGACCCTGCTGAAAATTATTGCTGGCCAAGACGAAGCCTACAACGGTGAGTTGGTTTTTGCACCGGGTTATTCGGTTGGATTACTCGATCAGGAGCCACAACTCGACGAAAGTAAAACCGTTATCGATGTGGTAAAAGAAGGTACGCAGGAAACCGTTGATGTACTGAACCGCTACGAAGAAATTAATAATGAATTTGGCTTGCCGGAGGTATATGAGAATCCGGATAAGATGGACGAGCTGATGAAGGAACAGGCCGAGTTGCAGGAGAAAATGGATGCCCTGGATGCCTGGAACCTCGACAGCAAACTGGAGCGTGCCATGGATGCACTGCAGTGTCCGCCAAACGACCAGCCCATAAGCGAGCTTTCGGGTGGTGAACGCCGCCGTGTTGCTTTGTGCCGTTTGTTGTTGCAGGAACCCGATGTACTGTTGCTCGACGAGCCTACCAACCACCTCGATGCCGAAAGTATTTTGTGGCTGGAAGCTCACCTCGATCAGTATAAAGGAACGGTTATCTGCATTACGCACGACCGCTATTTCCTTGATAATGTAGCCGGCTGGATTCTGGAACTCGACCGCGGACAAGGTATTCCGTGGAAAGGAAACTACACCTCGTGGTTGGAGCAAAAATCAAAACGTTTGGAACAGGAAGAGAAAGGAAGTCAGAAACGTAAAAAGACATTGGAACGCGAACTGGAATGGGTGCGTATGGCTCCAAAAGCCCGTCATGCGAAAAGCAAGGCCCGTTTAAGTGCTTACGATAAAATGTTGAATGAAGACGCCAAACAAAAAGAAGAAAAGCTGGAGATCTTTATTCCAAATGGTCCAAGACTGGGTGATAAAGTGGTTGAAATGGAAGGCGTGAAAAAAGGTTTTGGCGAAAAGCTGCTGTTCGAAGACCTGAGTTTTAAACTGCCACCTGCCGGAATTATTGGTGTTATAGGGCCGAATGGTGCCGGAAAAACCACACTCTTCAAACTGATAATGAAACAACTGGAAGCCGACGCCGGAAGCATTGATATTGGCGATACGGTAAAAGTTAGTTACGTGGATCAAACCCATGAAGCTATTAATCCGGAGAAAACAGTTTACGAAGTTATTTCAGGCGGAACGGAAACCATTATGCTGGGCAATAAACAAGCAAATGCCCGCGCCTATGTTGGCCGCTTTAACTTTAACGGAGCCGATCAGGAAAAGAAATGCGGTGTACTTTCAGGTGGTGAACGCAACCGTTTGCATCTGGCACTGGCATTAAAATCAGAAGGCAACCTGTTGTTACTCGATGAGCCGACCAACGATATTGATGTAAATACTTTGCGTGCACTGGAAGAAGGTTTGGACAGCTTTGCAGGTTGTGCTGTAGTTATCTCGCACGACCGCTGGTTCCTCGATCGTATTGCCACACACATTCTGGCGTTTGAAGGCGACGGACATGTGCATTTCTTTGAAGGTTCGTTCTCGGAATATGAAGAAAACCGCAAAAAACGAATGGGCAACGAAACACCAAAACGTTTTAAATATAAAAAGCTGATGGCGTAA
- a CDS encoding DUF5050 domain-containing protein: MNKKIYLLSLLIIPFLTFAQQMNNVKSTLEIYNTETDEREIIRSEEAHFEAPNWSRDGSFLVINQEGKLYKVDLKTNVKTLINTDFADRCNNDHGISFDGNYLAISHFDQSGAPEGEAYYGGSRIYVVPIEGGTPTAVTPNTPSYWHGWSPDGKRLAYCAERDGEYDVYTISIDGGEETRLTTAKGLDDGPEYSPDGKTIYYNSMASGKMEIWQMDVDGSNKKQLTDDKYSNWFAHPSPDGNSFVYISYHEDQGSGHPGMKDVSLRLMDLDDGSIKTLCSFTGGQGTINVPSWSPDGKRFAFVTYEYIK; the protein is encoded by the coding sequence ATGAATAAAAAAATTTATCTGCTAAGCTTATTAATTATACCGTTTCTGACTTTCGCACAACAAATGAATAATGTTAAATCAACCCTTGAAATTTATAATACCGAAACCGATGAGCGCGAAATAATTCGTAGTGAAGAAGCCCATTTTGAGGCACCAAACTGGAGCCGCGACGGAAGTTTTCTGGTTATCAACCAGGAAGGAAAACTGTATAAAGTTGATCTGAAAACGAATGTAAAAACACTAATAAATACCGATTTTGCCGATCGTTGTAACAACGACCACGGCATTTCTTTCGATGGAAATTACCTGGCAATAAGTCATTTCGATCAGTCGGGTGCGCCCGAAGGAGAAGCCTATTATGGCGGCTCGCGAATTTATGTAGTACCCATTGAAGGCGGAACACCAACTGCCGTTACACCAAATACACCGTCGTACTGGCACGGTTGGTCGCCTGATGGAAAACGACTGGCTTATTGTGCCGAGCGCGATGGCGAATATGATGTGTACACCATATCGATTGACGGTGGCGAGGAAACCCGCTTAACCACTGCCAAAGGTCTTGATGATGGCCCGGAATATTCTCCTGACGGAAAAACCATTTATTACAACTCGATGGCTTCGGGAAAAATGGAAATCTGGCAAATGGATGTTGACGGTTCAAACAAAAAACAATTAACAGACGATAAATATTCCAACTGGTTTGCACACCCGTCGCCCGATGGAAATTCATTTGTGTACATCAGTTATCACGAAGATCAGGGAAGTGGTCACCCGGGAATGAAAGACGTTTCGTTGCGTTTGATGGACCTTGATGACGGATCGATAAAAACATTGTGTTCGTTTACCGGTGGACAGGGAACCATTAATGTTCCTTCGTGGTCGCCCGATGGCAAACGTTTTGCTTTTGTTACATACGAATACATTAAATAA
- a CDS encoding deoxyribodipyrimidine photo-lyase, which translates to MINIVWLRRDLRFTDNTALNKALKTGKEILVLFIFDTNILDELEKDDARVTFIHQQLTKLDKELKEMNSGLLVKTGEPLKVWQDLIKDFEIGEVHFNRDYEPYATERDDQVQQLLQKNGISVFSHKDQVIFEPHEVLKGDGTPYTVFTPFKNKWLEHFEAQQIKVEEKFATDSFASIDSSVPTLEEIGFQKSDIEVQDYDLSVVKNYRDTRNFPAIHGTSNLSVPLRFGTVSIRQIVQQVYQQSPDFLSELVWREFFMQILFHFPRVVNENFRAKYNGIQWRNNEKEFERWCKGKTGYPIVDAGMRELNKTGYMHNRVRMITASFLCKHLLIDWHWGEAYFAKKLLDFELSSNNGNWQWAAGTGCDAAPYFRVFNPTEQVKKFDKEMRYIKKWVPEFQELSYSAPMVDHKMARNRALETYKKGIADN; encoded by the coding sequence ATGATTAACATCGTTTGGTTACGAAGAGATTTACGATTTACAGATAACACTGCACTAAATAAAGCCTTAAAAACAGGTAAAGAAATTTTGGTGCTTTTTATTTTCGACACCAATATTCTGGATGAACTTGAAAAAGACGACGCTCGCGTAACTTTCATTCATCAGCAACTTACCAAACTTGACAAAGAACTGAAAGAAATGAATTCGGGCTTACTGGTAAAAACCGGCGAGCCTTTAAAAGTTTGGCAAGATCTCATTAAGGATTTTGAAATTGGCGAAGTTCATTTTAACCGCGATTATGAACCTTATGCCACTGAAAGAGATGATCAGGTGCAACAGTTGCTGCAAAAAAACGGCATCTCTGTTTTTTCTCATAAAGACCAGGTAATTTTCGAACCACATGAAGTATTAAAAGGCGACGGAACTCCCTACACGGTTTTTACGCCTTTTAAAAACAAATGGCTCGAACATTTTGAAGCGCAACAAATAAAAGTTGAAGAGAAATTTGCAACAGATTCCTTCGCCTCTATTGATTCATCAGTGCCTACACTGGAAGAAATCGGTTTTCAGAAATCGGATATCGAAGTACAGGACTACGATTTGTCGGTTGTAAAAAACTACCGTGATACGCGCAACTTCCCAGCCATTCACGGCACCAGTAACTTAAGTGTTCCCCTGCGTTTTGGCACGGTAAGCATAAGGCAAATTGTGCAACAGGTGTATCAACAATCGCCCGATTTTTTGAGTGAACTGGTGTGGCGCGAATTTTTTATGCAAATACTATTTCATTTTCCACGTGTGGTAAACGAAAATTTCAGAGCCAAATACAACGGTATTCAGTGGCGCAACAACGAAAAAGAATTCGAGCGCTGGTGCAAAGGCAAAACCGGCTACCCGATTGTAGATGCAGGAATGCGCGAGCTGAATAAAACCGGCTATATGCACAATCGTGTGCGAATGATCACTGCAAGCTTTTTATGTAAACATCTGCTGATAGACTGGCATTGGGGTGAAGCGTATTTTGCAAAAAAATTGCTCGATTTCGAGCTGTCATCGAACAACGGAAACTGGCAATGGGCAGCAGGAACCGGTTGCGATGCAGCACCTTACTTTCGTGTTTTTAATCCTACCGAGCAAGTAAAAAAGTTTGATAAAGAAATGCGCTACATCAAAAAATGGGTTCCTGAATTCCAGGAGCTTTCCTATTCAGCGCCAATGGTCGACCACAAAATGGCCCGCAACCGGGCACTGGAAACCTACAAAAAAGGTATCGCAGATAATTGA
- a CDS encoding SDR family oxidoreductase, which produces MRILLTGATGYIGKRLLPVLLSKGHNVTCLVRDRQRCVFSESITKSIEIIEGDLLHKESLDTIPKDIDIAYYLVHSMSDSRDYEKHEKTSAKNFREQLNKTTVKQVIYLSGIVNDQSLSKHLKSRLTVEEELAKGNYSLTTLRAGIIIGSGSASFEIIRDLVEKLPVMVAPRWLKTRCQPIAIKDVIKLLERSINNPEVFNNSFDIGGTEILTYKQMLLGYAKVRGLKRWILTVPVMTPNFSSYWLYFVTSTSYKLATSLVDSMRVEVIARDDKLTKLFNMQLLSYEESLQRAFIRIEQNEIISSWKDSFVSGQLFGQLSDFINVPKYGCYTDVRVMEAPRKENAIEKIWRIGGKTGWYYGNWLWQLRGFMDKLAGGVGLRRGRTNEDSISAGDAIDFWRVIYANKTEGRLLLYAEMKLPGEAWLEFKFRENQLIQTATFRPKGIWGRNYWYLVMPIHEFVFKGLISRIVK; this is translated from the coding sequence ATGCGAATTCTTTTAACCGGAGCTACCGGATACATAGGAAAAAGACTGTTGCCCGTATTGCTTAGCAAGGGGCACAATGTAACTTGTTTGGTAAGAGACAGGCAACGCTGTGTATTTAGCGAAAGCATTACTAAATCGATTGAAATTATTGAAGGCGACTTGCTGCACAAGGAAAGTCTGGATACAATTCCAAAGGACATAGATATTGCGTACTACCTTGTTCACAGTATGAGCGATTCGCGCGATTATGAAAAACATGAAAAAACATCGGCCAAAAATTTCAGGGAGCAACTGAATAAAACCACAGTTAAACAGGTTATTTATTTAAGTGGAATTGTTAACGATCAGTCGCTTTCCAAACATTTGAAATCGCGGTTAACCGTTGAAGAGGAACTGGCAAAAGGAAATTATTCGCTAACCACATTACGTGCCGGAATAATTATCGGGTCGGGCAGTGCATCGTTCGAAATTATTCGCGACCTGGTGGAAAAACTGCCGGTTATGGTAGCTCCCCGATGGTTAAAAACCCGCTGCCAGCCAATTGCCATTAAAGATGTTATCAAACTTCTGGAACGTTCAATCAACAACCCCGAAGTATTCAATAACAGTTTTGATATTGGTGGCACCGAAATTCTCACCTACAAACAAATGCTTTTAGGCTATGCAAAAGTAAGGGGTTTAAAACGCTGGATTTTAACTGTGCCGGTAATGACTCCAAATTTTTCATCGTATTGGTTGTATTTTGTTACCTCAACCTCCTATAAGCTTGCCACATCATTGGTAGACAGCATGCGGGTTGAAGTGATTGCACGGGACGATAAACTCACCAAACTCTTTAATATGCAATTACTAAGCTACGAAGAAAGCCTGCAACGGGCATTTATAAGGATTGAACAAAATGAAATAATTTCAAGTTGGAAAGATTCGTTTGTTAGTGGTCAGCTATTCGGACAGCTTTCCGATTTTATAAATGTACCAAAATATGGGTGCTACACCGATGTCAGGGTAATGGAAGCTCCCCGAAAGGAAAATGCCATTGAAAAAATTTGGCGAATAGGAGGAAAAACAGGTTGGTATTATGGTAACTGGCTGTGGCAACTTCGTGGTTTTATGGATAAACTGGCCGGAGGAGTAGGACTTCGCCGCGGCCGTACAAACGAAGACAGCATTAGCGCAGGAGATGCCATCGACTTTTGGCGCGTTATTTATGCCAACAAAACAGAAGGACGTTTATTACTATATGCAGAAATGAAGCTCCCCGGGGAAGCCTGGCTGGAATTCAAATTTCGTGAAAATCAGCTTATTCAAACGGCCACTTTTAGGCCAAAAGGAATTTGGGGAAGAAATTACTGGTATCTGGTAATGCCAATTCACGAATTTGTGTTTAAAGGACTGATTTCGCGCATTGTTAAATAA
- a CDS encoding histidine kinase, with protein sequence MNRLLYNNSVLYRGTRHILFFAVTVLLFSGILYVQNDSNDFVPIFLMTLGNAVFFFGYAYITIFLLIPELLLKAKPFWFIVVFLLVGVGLSALKLVFSDYIFYASISPENMSQNNVFTLRSIVLNTKDMTFIVALFCIAKYVKDFILAENLRKKLEQQHRKAQTTLLQSQFDPHFMFNTINNLYALSLLNPDKTNEVISRMKTVLTYIINESLKEFVSLEDEVKLVENYLQLEKLRYGKRLKVSYSTEGDLAAAQIPPMVLFLLVENSFKHGSSLDAGAPWINIIVQATENEIRIETENSKPENLKKKRKEIEKGSGYTGLKNRLNILYNEKGYQLLVKDLGDRFKVQLELKN encoded by the coding sequence ATGAACAGATTGTTGTACAATAACAGTGTGCTTTATCGGGGAACAAGGCATATTTTATTTTTTGCTGTTACCGTATTGCTGTTTAGTGGCATTTTGTATGTCCAGAACGATAGCAATGATTTTGTGCCTATTTTTTTGATGACCCTGGGTAACGCTGTTTTCTTTTTTGGCTATGCCTACATTACCATTTTTCTTCTAATCCCCGAGTTGCTGTTAAAGGCAAAACCATTTTGGTTTATTGTTGTGTTTTTACTTGTTGGTGTTGGTTTGTCGGCATTAAAACTGGTTTTCTCCGATTATATATTTTACGCTTCCATATCTCCCGAAAATATGTCGCAGAATAATGTTTTCACACTGCGTTCTATTGTTTTAAATACCAAGGATATGACTTTTATTGTGGCTTTATTTTGTATCGCCAAGTATGTAAAAGATTTTATCCTGGCTGAAAATCTTAGAAAAAAACTGGAACAGCAACACCGAAAAGCACAAACTACACTTTTACAATCTCAGTTCGATCCGCATTTCATGTTCAACACTATTAATAATTTGTATGCCTTATCGCTTCTCAATCCCGATAAAACCAATGAAGTAATAAGCCGCATGAAAACGGTTTTAACCTATATAATTAACGAAAGCCTGAAAGAATTTGTAAGCCTGGAAGATGAAGTAAAGCTGGTTGAAAATTACCTGCAGCTTGAGAAATTGCGTTACGGAAAACGTTTAAAAGTGAGTTACAGCACCGAGGGCGATCTGGCTGCGGCACAAATTCCGCCAATGGTTTTATTTCTTTTGGTTGAAAACAGTTTTAAACACGGAAGCAGTTTAGATGCCGGTGCCCCCTGGATAAACATTATTGTGCAGGCAACAGAAAATGAAATTCGTATTGAAACAGAAAACAGCAAACCCGAAAATTTAAAGAAGAAACGAAAGGAAATTGAAAAAGGCAGTGGTTACACAGGATTAAAAAACCGTTTAAATATACTGTACAACGAAAAAGGCTATCAGCTTCTTGTTAAAGATTTGGGTGATCGATTCAAGGTTCAGTTGGAGCTGAAAAATTGA
- a CDS encoding histidine kinase, translating into MKKDILHIVKSVYLLHVVFWLTWIISFTFIQTLNDGAQSWFVWLMYYIITLPVFVAHTYIIAYWLLPKTFFKERYLSFAAGIFVLLIVFSVLELLVSNYLVFQFFDKTRMFSPGFLNFRNIVISGVGNHYIILVFLAIKAGTSWSRAEYEKQELQRSNLETELEIYRYQLQPRIVFELMDELESLTIKKGENAPEMIINISNFLNRFLYEGKEELIPLEQEVKLLEEFMTIHSHALGDRLTSNFIVSGNLKTYVVPPLLLLPFINSAIKMAYECNENYESTVIIKVERKYLLFSFTFWSEHSFSIADNEDNKITYQRLHYNYPGKHRLVENIDDNFREFSIEIYP; encoded by the coding sequence ATGAAAAAAGATATTTTACATATCGTAAAAAGTGTATATCTCTTACATGTCGTATTTTGGCTGACATGGATAATATCTTTCACATTTATTCAAACGCTGAATGATGGTGCACAATCGTGGTTTGTGTGGCTGATGTATTACATCATAACCTTGCCTGTTTTTGTCGCTCACACCTATATAATTGCCTACTGGCTGTTACCTAAAACATTTTTTAAGGAACGTTATTTATCGTTTGCAGCCGGTATTTTTGTATTGCTTATTGTATTCTCGGTACTCGAACTACTGGTTAGCAATTACCTTGTATTTCAGTTTTTTGATAAGACCAGGATGTTCAGTCCCGGATTTTTAAACTTCAGGAATATTGTAATTAGCGGAGTTGGGAATCACTATATTATTTTGGTTTTTCTTGCAATAAAAGCCGGAACATCGTGGTCCAGAGCCGAATATGAGAAGCAAGAATTGCAGCGTTCCAATCTCGAAACCGAATTGGAAATTTACCGATATCAACTGCAGCCGCGAATTGTATTCGAGCTCATGGACGAACTGGAATCGTTGACTATTAAAAAGGGTGAGAATGCTCCGGAAATGATCATCAATATCTCGAATTTTCTAAATCGTTTTCTCTACGAAGGAAAGGAAGAGCTAATTCCGTTAGAACAGGAAGTAAAGTTACTGGAAGAGTTTATGACCATACACAGCCATGCCTTGGGAGACCGGTTAACCAGTAATTTTATAGTTAGTGGTAACCTTAAAACTTATGTTGTTCCGCCACTTTTACTACTTCCGTTTATAAATTCTGCAATAAAAATGGCTTACGAGTGTAACGAAAACTACGAAAGTACAGTCATTATTAAAGTGGAGCGAAAGTATTTACTGTTTTCGTTTACCTTTTGGAGCGAACACAGTTTTAGCATAGCCGACAATGAAGACAATAAAATTACATACCAACGTTTGCATTATAATTACCCTGGCAAACACCGGTTGGTGGAAAACATTGATGACAACTTTAGAGAATTTAGTATAGAAATTTATCCTTAA
- a CDS encoding response regulator transcription factor: MKTKCLIIDDEPLARDLMRSHIEKLDNFEICAECGDAMKALQELHNHKVDLMFMDIQMPQITGIEFLKTLKNPPKVIITTAYREYALEGFELDVVDFLLKPITFERFLKSVNKFYQSVQDDIPAPQAMAGTNGKSDETFIYVKENKKVLKVHLNEILYIEGLSEYVQIYTTDKKIITKTSMTHMAEKLPDNGFMRIHKSFIVALSKIEAFTTSSIEVPGKELPIGRSYKNAVLEVLQLQG, from the coding sequence ATGAAAACTAAGTGCCTCATTATCGATGATGAGCCTCTCGCACGTGATTTGATGCGATCTCATATTGAAAAACTTGATAATTTTGAAATTTGTGCCGAATGTGGCGATGCAATGAAAGCTTTGCAGGAATTGCATAATCACAAAGTTGATTTAATGTTTATGGATATTCAGATGCCACAAATTACCGGCATTGAATTCTTAAAAACATTAAAAAACCCGCCCAAAGTAATAATTACTACCGCATACAGAGAATATGCCCTTGAGGGATTTGAACTGGATGTGGTTGATTTTTTACTAAAACCAATAACTTTTGAGCGTTTCCTGAAGTCGGTAAATAAATTTTACCAGTCGGTTCAGGATGATATTCCGGCGCCGCAAGCTATGGCCGGTACCAATGGAAAGAGCGATGAAACTTTTATTTATGTGAAAGAGAATAAAAAAGTTTTAAAGGTTCATTTAAATGAAATTCTATATATCGAAGGCTTAAGCGAATACGTTCAGATTTATACTACTGATAAAAAAATTATCACAAAAACGAGTATGACTCACATGGCAGAGAAACTCCCCGATAATGGGTTTATGCGTATTCATAAATCGTTTATTGTGGCGCTGTCAAAAATCGAGGCGTTTACAACAAGCAGTATTGAAGTGCCTGGCAAAGAGTTACCTATTGGGCGTAGCTATAAAAATGCGGTATTAGAGGTTTTACAACTGCAGGGTTAG
- a CDS encoding aminotransferase class IV translates to MALFPLHKYFVFNDRLLPVSTFVSAENEGGIYEVLRVVNGIPLFLEEHLQRMQLSAELAGKEIRYSCAQLEAFLNQLIVRNEVAEGNILISCKTNLKAFFIAHNYPSVEQYKFGIRCGLLHAERMNPNAKVFQTEVRKQANRMMETKGFYEVLLVDHEQRITEGSRSNVFFIKGDEIVTPPGKQVLLGITRQKTIACANRLNLNVSEQEIHLDGLTGFDAAFITGTSPKILPVNEVDGNSFDVDNKVLRRLMNEYDKIIQEDIKKRLSGKAGK, encoded by the coding sequence ATGGCACTTTTTCCTCTCCATAAATATTTTGTTTTTAACGATCGGCTTTTGCCGGTTTCCACATTTGTATCTGCCGAAAACGAAGGCGGCATTTACGAAGTTTTACGTGTTGTAAACGGAATACCTCTGTTTTTAGAAGAGCACTTACAACGGATGCAATTATCGGCGGAACTGGCCGGGAAAGAAATTCGATACAGCTGCGCGCAGTTGGAGGCGTTTTTAAATCAGTTGATCGTAAGAAACGAGGTGGCAGAGGGGAACATTCTTATATCGTGCAAAACCAACCTGAAAGCTTTTTTTATCGCGCATAATTATCCTTCGGTTGAACAGTACAAATTTGGTATTCGATGTGGGCTGTTGCATGCTGAGCGAATGAATCCAAATGCTAAAGTTTTTCAAACCGAAGTGCGCAAACAAGCTAACCGAATGATGGAAACCAAAGGTTTTTACGAAGTGCTTTTGGTTGACCATGAACAACGAATTACAGAAGGAAGCCGAAGCAACGTATTTTTTATTAAAGGTGATGAAATTGTAACACCTCCGGGCAAACAGGTTTTGCTGGGTATCACTCGTCAGAAAACAATTGCATGTGCCAATCGACTTAATTTAAACGTGAGTGAGCAGGAAATTCATTTAGATGGATTGACTGGTTTTGATGCTGCATTTATAACCGGAACTTCACCAAAAATACTTCCGGTAAATGAAGTGGACGGGAATTCTTTTGATGTGGATAATAAAGTATTGCGTCGTTTGATGAATGAGTATGACAAGATTATTCAGGAAGACATAAAAAAAAGGTTGTCAGGAAAAGCGGGAAAGTAA
- a CDS encoding iron-containing alcohol dehydrogenase: protein MYNFEFKNPVKILFGKESISKLSGEIPADANILMIYGGGSIKRTGVYDQVMAALKGCTVAEFSGIEANPHYETCMKAVDVVKEKNIDFLLAVGGGSVLDATKFIATAALYENGDPWDILAAGVPVEKALPLGAVLTLPATGSEMNGNSVITRAERQEKKAFGSPLVMPLFSVLDPECVFTLPDRQVANGVVDAFVHVMEQYLTFKVNSPLQDRLAESILTTLVEEGPKVLADRKNYDAAANFMWCATMALNGMIAVGVPQDWSTHVIGHELTAFHGIDHGRTLAIVLPGVMHIKRDNKKDKILQYGERIWGITAGNEDERIDAIIARTVEFFESLGVPCRLPDYDVPESSIDKIVERFKQSEAKIGEKQDMDYVEIEKILRDRL from the coding sequence ATGTACAATTTTGAATTTAAAAATCCGGTTAAAATTCTTTTTGGAAAAGAATCGATTTCGAAACTTTCCGGTGAAATTCCGGCTGATGCGAATATTTTGATGATTTACGGTGGCGGGAGCATAAAACGCACCGGTGTTTACGACCAGGTAATGGCAGCTTTGAAAGGATGCACTGTTGCTGAATTTAGCGGAATTGAGGCGAATCCTCATTACGAAACCTGTATGAAAGCCGTGGATGTTGTAAAAGAAAAAAATATTGATTTTCTGCTGGCAGTAGGCGGAGGATCGGTGCTTGATGCTACTAAATTTATTGCTACTGCGGCCTTGTATGAAAACGGCGATCCTTGGGATATCCTTGCCGCTGGCGTACCCGTTGAAAAAGCCTTGCCGCTGGGAGCCGTTTTAACCCTGCCGGCAACAGGTTCGGAAATGAACGGAAATTCAGTGATTACACGTGCCGAAAGACAGGAGAAAAAAGCTTTTGGCTCGCCACTGGTAATGCCTCTGTTTTCGGTGCTCGATCCGGAATGTGTTTTTACCCTGCCTGACCGACAAGTGGCCAACGGCGTTGTTGATGCCTTTGTGCACGTAATGGAGCAATACCTGACTTTTAAAGTGAATTCGCCACTTCAGGACAGGCTAGCAGAAAGTATCCTGACCACGCTCGTTGAGGAAGGTCCGAAAGTTTTGGCCGACCGTAAAAACTACGACGCCGCTGCCAACTTTATGTGGTGTGCAACTATGGCATTAAACGGAATGATCGCAGTTGGTGTTCCGCAAGACTGGTCGACACACGTTATTGGCCACGAACTGACTGCTTTCCACGGAATAGACCACGGACGTACATTGGCAATTGTATTGCCGGGAGTTATGCATATTAAGCGCGACAATAAAAAAGATAAGATACTACAATACGGAGAACGTATTTGGGGCATAACAGCGGGTAACGAAGATGAACGAATCGATGCCATTATTGCACGAACAGTTGAGTTCTTTGAATCGCTGGGCGTTCCTTGTCGTTTGCCTGATTATGATGTTCCTGAATCAAGTATTGATAAAATTGTAGAGCGCTTTAAACAAAGCGAAGCTAAAATTGGCGAAAAACAGGATATGGACTATGTTGAAATTGAGAAGATTTTAAGAGACCGATTGTAA